One Candidatus Zixiibacteriota bacterium genomic window carries:
- a CDS encoding GYD domain-containing protein produces MATFIMAMTINPSAKKLHADLSNQVNDSLEIFTLNNVKVTHLYATLGRYDYLAIFDAVDQTLAFRVASAINSKGILETETWPVISYEDFLKLLP; encoded by the coding sequence ATGGCTACCTTCATCATGGCTATGACAATCAATCCCAGCGCAAAGAAGCTTCATGCCGATTTGTCAAATCAGGTCAATGACTCGCTGGAAATCTTCACTCTGAATAATGTCAAAGTCACCCACCTTTATGCGACTCTGGGAAGATATGATTATCTGGCCATTTTTGATGCTGTCGATCAGACTTTGGCTTTCCGGGTTGCCTCGGCAATCAACAGTAAGGGTATCCTTGAAACCGAAACCTGGCCGGTCATTTCATATGAGGATTTCCTGAAACTGCTTCCCTGA
- a CDS encoding DUF4340 domain-containing protein, translating to MKRVLIPAIILIIILALWYVQNKMESRQMSAKTIDNFLALNPAEINKVLVRTARDTLTFTLENGRWMLQGRVPRLTDSMAVENTISTAVGIKVGSVISENPDRQKDFMVDTVSGNLIQFYSGDRLLNSIFVGKMTPDYTHTYLRKPGSNEVFEGEGMLTYVFSRARNQWLDRSIFAFNPGSIRQIELEYPDKAYRLNFSGSKWYIAKQPYRDSVQADSLKVASYLARISNINGSDFADITDTGKVNFDRISLSLKITPEGETIPHVVDFADTIPDASRFYCRVPGREDTLVVYRSTYESIRKAFADFLP from the coding sequence ATGAAACGAGTGCTCATTCCGGCCATTATTTTGATAATCATTCTGGCCCTTTGGTACGTGCAGAACAAGATGGAGTCACGGCAGATGTCGGCCAAAACCATCGATAATTTCCTTGCCCTCAATCCGGCCGAGATAAATAAGGTTCTTGTCAGAACCGCACGCGACACCCTGACTTTTACTCTGGAGAATGGCCGATGGATGCTGCAGGGACGAGTGCCCCGTCTTACCGACAGTATGGCGGTCGAAAACACGATCTCAACCGCCGTTGGTATCAAAGTTGGCAGCGTCATCTCCGAAAACCCTGATCGCCAAAAGGATTTCATGGTTGACACCGTCTCCGGCAATCTGATCCAGTTTTATAGCGGTGACCGCCTCCTCAACTCCATTTTTGTCGGGAAAATGACTCCCGATTATACCCATACCTATCTGCGAAAACCGGGCTCAAACGAGGTTTTTGAGGGCGAGGGAATGCTGACTTACGTTTTCAGCCGCGCCCGCAATCAATGGCTTGATCGTTCCATATTTGCCTTCAATCCCGGAAGTATCAGGCAGATCGAACTGGAATATCCGGATAAAGCCTACCGGCTCAATTTCTCCGGGTCAAAATGGTATATCGCCAAGCAACCTTACCGCGACAGTGTTCAGGCCGATAGCCTTAAAGTGGCTTCTTACCTCGCTCGCATCAGTAATATTAATGGCAGCGATTTTGCCGATATTACCGACACCGGCAAGGTCAATTTTGACCGGATTTCTCTTTCGTTGAAAATTACCCCGGAGGGTGAGACCATCCCTCATGTCGTCGATTTCGCCGATACCATTCCAGATGCCAGTCGCTTCTATTGCCGCGTCCCCGGCCGGGAAGACACCCTTGTGGTTTATAGAAGCACTTATGAAAGCATAAGGAAAGCATTCGCCGATTTTCTCCCCTGA